Proteins from a genomic interval of Chroococcidiopsis thermalis PCC 7203:
- a CDS encoding ATP-binding protein, translating to MVPVNFKKIATKKEVVALLEYLKQETGTAIQIHDADGKRIVGVGSENSTHRYPIEFADRVIGWIAGSEKAIAIVNLISYLLKQEFEKKALANELLEKYRELTLLHDITTQITASLELKEVAQLVIEGVGKLIEATGGSILLLNQKTGELESLSSVGQAFPSQESLKLCGGLIGRIADTGKGEIVNDITADPRFGEYQGPIKSLICVPLKTKEQMNGVIFFWSQEVDELSERTALSYNSEDLKILTMFAFHAAVAIEKALLYEQSCISATVAQAQAQQLQQALYELQHTQAHLIQSEKMSSLGQLVAGIAHEIDSPVNFIHGNLAYISNYAQNLLNLIELYQKYHPSDRVQIQELMANIDLEFLLEDLPKTLNSMKVDVGRIRKIALSLRNFSRSDELEMKPIDINEGIDSTLLILDSRLKAISKHSGIRIVREYGKLPLIDCYSSQINQVFMSILANAIDAVENQSEAGTITIRTEVMEVENESSLALGMWQLEDKFTAHSSFSFSSPHVVIRIQDNGAGISEEVRDRIFEPFFTTKTAGNGAGLGLSISHQIVEKHGGVLKCFSEQGHGATFCIQIPIKQTMMLQPIFSSANGNKVFNSELSLAGII from the coding sequence ATGGTTCCAGTTAACTTTAAAAAAATAGCAACAAAAAAAGAAGTAGTTGCTCTGCTTGAGTATTTAAAACAGGAAACAGGTACAGCCATTCAAATTCATGATGCTGATGGCAAAAGAATAGTAGGAGTAGGTAGTGAAAACTCAACACATAGGTATCCAATTGAATTTGCCGACCGTGTTATTGGCTGGATTGCTGGTAGTGAAAAAGCTATTGCTATTGTTAACCTGATTTCTTACTTACTAAAACAGGAATTTGAGAAAAAGGCGCTGGCAAACGAATTATTAGAGAAATATCGAGAGCTGACTTTGCTCCACGATATTACGACTCAGATTACTGCTAGCTTAGAATTAAAAGAAGTTGCCCAACTGGTTATTGAGGGTGTTGGGAAACTAATTGAAGCTACAGGCGGATCGATTTTACTCCTGAATCAAAAAACAGGAGAGTTAGAATCTCTATCATCTGTTGGTCAAGCTTTTCCATCTCAAGAATCTTTGAAGTTATGTGGAGGACTTATTGGTCGGATTGCTGACACAGGTAAAGGCGAGATTGTCAATGATATTACTGCCGATCCTAGATTTGGTGAGTATCAAGGACCGATCAAATCTTTAATTTGCGTCCCACTGAAGACGAAAGAACAAATGAATGGGGTGATATTTTTTTGGAGCCAAGAAGTAGATGAGCTGAGCGAGAGAACCGCGCTCTCATACAATTCTGAAGACTTAAAAATTCTGACGATGTTTGCTTTCCACGCAGCAGTAGCAATTGAGAAGGCTCTCCTTTACGAACAAAGTTGCATTTCTGCGACTGTTGCTCAAGCACAAGCTCAACAGTTACAGCAAGCTTTATATGAATTGCAACATACCCAAGCTCATCTAATTCAGAGTGAGAAAATGTCTAGTTTGGGACAGCTAGTAGCAGGAATTGCTCATGAGATCGACAGTCCCGTGAACTTCATTCATGGTAATCTCGCTTACATAAGTAATTATGCTCAGAATTTATTAAATTTGATCGAACTTTATCAAAAATATCATCCTAGCGATCGCGTTCAAATTCAAGAATTGATGGCGAACATTGACTTAGAATTTCTCTTAGAGGATTTACCAAAAACACTGAATTCAATGAAAGTAGATGTAGGACGCATTCGTAAAATTGCTCTGTCACTGCGTAACTTCTCTCGCTCTGATGAGTTAGAAATGAAGCCGATAGATATTAATGAAGGGATTGATAGTACTCTGCTGATTTTAGATAGTCGCCTGAAAGCAATCAGCAAGCATTCTGGAATTCGGATTGTTAGAGAATATGGCAAATTGCCTTTGATTGACTGTTATTCTAGTCAAATTAATCAAGTATTTATGAGTATTCTTGCTAACGCAATCGATGCTGTGGAAAATCAGAGCGAAGCTGGAACCATTACCATTCGTACAGAAGTCATGGAAGTCGAAAATGAAAGTTCCTTAGCTTTAGGAATGTGGCAGCTTGAAGACAAATTTACCGCTCATTCTAGTTTCTCCTTCTCTAGTCCCCACGTCGTTATTCGTATTCAAGATAATGGCGCTGGAATTAGCGAGGAAGTTCGCGATCGCATATTCGAGCCTTTCTTTACAACGAAAACTGCTGGTAATGGCGCTGGTTTGGGTCTTTCTATCAGTCACCAAATTGTTGAGAAGCACGGAGGAGTTTTAAAGTGTTTTTCCGAACAAGGACACGGAGCCACATTCTGTATTCAAATTCCGATTAAGCAAACAATGATGTTGCAACCTATATTCAGCTCGGCAAATGGAAATAAAGTATTTAATTCAGAATTATCGCTAGCTGGCATTATTTAA
- a CDS encoding sensor domain-containing protein, producing MEKLELNQSLPENIDPSCHCSHTNFDTQLKLPSHPTSTANISRKFTALQVTIALFLTCNFVTFSCIFYLLPNSRYGATSQAIAVSLLSILASIAVLLAYWAFQSQHTGLPAIQQDEQQEKLQERSVFDLIPLPAYWINSELKILAVNQHLVQAQNLHTEELIGQPISFYNSNCHFLEFIQAFFSQPEQTIYKELEIQADSSTRNLLIVAQKTALENTAILIEIELTARQQREMLLRESEERYILALQATNDGIWDWNLKTNAIYFSSQWKSMLDYSDNEMNSLDEWFYRIHPGDVERIKMEMLNHLSELNSKFESEYRILCKGKTYRWMLSRGIIIRDTSGEAYRIVGTQSDITNRKVTEEQLLHDALHDALTGLPNRVLFMDRLSHAISLAKRRRNYLFAVLFFDLDRFKLINDSLGHSVGDQLLIAIARRLEKYLRVGDTVARLGGDEFTILLEDIKDENVATNIANRLQEELTRSFNLSGNEVFTSASIGITLSSFNYERPEDLLRDADIAMYRAKATGKARYEVFNTTMHTRAAALLQLETDLRRGLERREFQLYYQPIVSLKTSAITGFEALIRWQHPQRGLVSPAEFIPVAEETGLIVPIGWWVLREACRQLSAWKIQFPEYQSLVMSINLSAKQFTQTNLVEEITEILRETNVPAQSLKLEITESVIMDNAEIATTMLFQLQSLGIQLSIDDFGTGYSSLAYLYRFPTHTLKIDRSFINKIDIDSEQFEIVRTIVTLAANLGMDVVAEGVETLKHLAQLKALNCGSGQGYLFSKPVDSQMAAKLLQEQNIVVDTLPI from the coding sequence ATGGAGAAGTTAGAGTTAAATCAGTCTTTACCTGAAAATATAGATCCTAGCTGTCATTGCTCTCACACTAACTTTGACACTCAACTGAAACTGCCGTCTCATCCAACTAGTACTGCGAATATATCGCGGAAATTCACAGCCTTGCAAGTTACAATCGCACTATTCCTGACGTGCAATTTTGTAACTTTTAGCTGCATATTTTACCTACTGCCAAATAGCCGCTATGGTGCTACCAGTCAAGCGATCGCAGTCAGCTTGTTATCTATTTTAGCTAGTATTGCAGTTTTACTTGCTTATTGGGCTTTCCAATCTCAACATACTGGGTTACCAGCAATTCAACAGGACGAGCAACAAGAAAAATTACAGGAGCGAAGCGTTTTCGATCTTATACCTCTACCAGCTTACTGGATTAATTCGGAATTAAAGATTCTTGCGGTCAATCAACATCTGGTTCAAGCTCAAAACTTGCATACAGAAGAATTAATTGGGCAGCCTATTAGTTTTTATAATTCAAATTGTCATTTTCTTGAGTTTATTCAAGCTTTTTTTTCTCAACCAGAGCAAACCATTTATAAGGAACTAGAGATTCAAGCTGATAGCAGTACTCGTAACTTGCTAATAGTGGCGCAAAAAACTGCGCTAGAAAATACTGCAATTTTGATTGAAATCGAATTAACTGCTCGTCAGCAAAGAGAAATGTTATTGCGAGAGAGTGAAGAACGCTACATTCTGGCTTTGCAGGCTACTAATGATGGCATTTGGGATTGGAATTTAAAAACTAATGCGATTTACTTTTCTTCTCAATGGAAATCAATGCTGGACTATTCAGACAATGAGATGAACTCTTTAGATGAATGGTTTTATCGCATTCATCCTGGAGATGTGGAACGCATCAAAATGGAAATGCTCAATCATCTCTCTGAGCTAAATTCTAAGTTTGAGAGCGAATACCGGATTTTATGCAAGGGGAAAACTTATCGTTGGATGCTTAGCCGAGGAATTATTATCCGGGATACATCAGGAGAAGCGTATCGCATAGTAGGAACGCAATCTGATATTACTAACCGCAAAGTTACAGAAGAACAGTTACTCCATGATGCCCTACATGATGCATTAACTGGATTGCCTAACCGAGTTTTATTTATGGATCGGTTAAGTCATGCAATTTCTCTGGCAAAAAGGCGAAGAAATTATTTATTTGCCGTGCTTTTCTTTGACTTGGATCGCTTTAAGTTAATTAACGATAGTTTAGGTCATTCAGTAGGCGATCAACTACTCATTGCGATCGCCCGTCGTCTAGAAAAATATTTGCGAGTTGGCGATACTGTTGCTCGTTTAGGTGGCGATGAGTTTACGATTTTATTAGAAGATATTAAAGATGAAAATGTGGCTACTAATATTGCCAATCGGCTACAAGAAGAATTAACGCGCTCTTTCAATCTCAGTGGTAACGAGGTTTTTACGAGTGCTAGTATCGGGATTACTCTCAGTAGTTTTAATTACGAACGCCCAGAAGATTTACTTCGCGACGCAGATATAGCCATGTATCGCGCTAAAGCTACAGGTAAAGCTCGCTACGAAGTATTTAATACCACTATGCACACGCGAGCCGCTGCACTTTTACAATTAGAAACTGACTTGCGACGTGGACTAGAACGACGAGAATTTCAATTATATTATCAGCCAATTGTTTCGCTTAAAACAAGTGCGATTACAGGTTTTGAAGCACTTATTCGCTGGCAACACCCACAGAGAGGTTTAGTTTCACCAGCCGAATTTATTCCAGTAGCAGAGGAAACAGGTTTGATCGTTCCGATTGGCTGGTGGGTATTACGAGAAGCGTGCCGTCAGTTGAGTGCTTGGAAAATACAATTTCCTGAATATCAATCGTTAGTCATGAGCATCAATCTTTCTGCCAAGCAGTTTACTCAAACTAATTTAGTAGAAGAAATTACTGAAATTCTGCGGGAAACAAACGTACCTGCCCAAAGTTTAAAGCTGGAAATTACAGAAAGCGTAATTATGGATAATGCTGAAATAGCAACCACAATGCTGTTTCAGTTACAATCTCTAGGAATTCAGCTCTCAATTGATGACTTTGGTACGGGTTATTCGTCGTTAGCATATTTATATCGCTTTCCGACACATACTTTGAAAATCGATCGCTCTTTTATTAATAAGATTGATATCGACAGCGAACAATTTGAGATTGTACGTACTATTGTCACTCTTGCAGCTAATTTGGGTATGGATGTGGTAGCTGAGGGAGTAGAAACATTAAAACATTTAGCTCAACTCAAAGCACTTAATTGCGGTAGCGGACAAGGATATCTCTTCTCAAAACCAGTTGATAGCCAAATGGCAGCAAAATTGTTACAAGAGCAGAATATAGTTGTAGATACCCTACCAATATGA
- a CDS encoding 4'-phosphopantetheinyl transferase family protein — protein MIANSESLVLPQHEIHIWRASLSQNSAYLPQLVKTLSVDELDRANRFHFEADRNRFIIGRGILRSILSYYLDIEPHQLQFCYGSHGKPALKTCDLLHFNLSHSQDLALYAFTCDRQIGIDIEYVRHIPELEQIVAQFFSTRERTTFLALPSSQQPAAFFHGWTCKEAILKALGDGLALPLNQFDVSLLPDRPAQLLSINGDRAAAERWLLRSFIPAVNYVAAMAIEGHDWKVKCCQWQGLQVKDSDVVLSVCEDVSFDWHRPVYGDSQS, from the coding sequence ATGATTGCGAATTCTGAAAGCTTAGTACTGCCACAACACGAGATTCACATTTGGCGTGCTAGCCTCAGCCAAAATTCAGCATATTTGCCACAATTAGTTAAAACCTTATCTGTTGATGAATTAGATCGAGCAAATCGCTTTCATTTTGAAGCAGATAGAAACCGTTTTATTATCGGTCGCGGTATCCTCAGAAGCATTCTCAGTTACTATTTAGATATCGAACCTCACCAATTACAGTTTTGTTACGGCAGTCATGGTAAACCAGCACTGAAGACGTGCGACTTGCTGCATTTTAATTTATCTCATTCCCAAGACTTAGCTTTGTATGCTTTTACTTGCGATCGCCAAATTGGAATTGACATAGAATACGTTCGTCACATACCTGAATTAGAGCAAATCGTTGCTCAATTCTTTTCAACCAGAGAACGCACGACTTTTCTCGCGCTTCCTTCCAGCCAGCAGCCAGCAGCCTTTTTCCACGGTTGGACTTGCAAAGAAGCTATCCTCAAAGCACTTGGAGATGGATTAGCACTTCCTTTAAACCAATTTGATGTTTCACTACTACCAGATCGACCTGCCCAACTACTCAGTATAAATGGCGATCGCGCTGCGGCAGAGCGATGGTTGCTTCGGTCGTTTATCCCAGCTGTCAACTATGTTGCAGCTATGGCAATCGAGGGACATGACTGGAAGGTGAAATGCTGCCAGTGGCAAGGATTGCAGGTTAAAGACAGTGATGTCGTGCTGTCTGTTTGTGAGGATGTAAGCTTTGACTGGCATCGTCCAGTTTATGGAGACAGCCAGTCGTAG
- a CDS encoding PepSY-associated TM helix domain-containing protein → MKTKTLRSIAFSLHRYIGLAVGLILIIVGVTGSFLVFQKEFDQYLLQRQFAQITPQPQRVAIESVVNTVKATYRDRPELKLASIDTLPHNPTYRVRLRTEDDKTTDVYVNPYTGKILGDRVWEDSIIGIVFRLHYALLAGDIGIKIVGIVALLLLVLSLTGIFLWSGWRKLISGFKIKWQAHPKRVNYDIHKVAGIVTAIFLGLTAFTGFCWNFYDYAEPAIYALTFTPKSPEPVSQIVTGKSPLGITEILKTADAALPNTETTFINLPRKPEDAFTIYKKHPQESNEYGDSSVYLDQYSGKILKLIDGQNLPLAKKVLGSFTPLHYGTFWGLPSRVLYVLVGLAPLILFVTGFVMWRYRYRGKKIADRIDVAREPVQRH, encoded by the coding sequence ATGAAAACTAAAACACTGCGCAGTATTGCATTTAGCTTGCATAGATACATTGGGCTAGCTGTAGGGCTGATTTTAATTATTGTTGGCGTAACAGGTAGCTTTTTAGTGTTTCAGAAAGAATTTGACCAATATTTATTACAGCGCCAATTTGCGCAAATAACCCCACAACCGCAGCGCGTCGCAATAGAATCTGTTGTTAATACTGTAAAAGCAACTTACCGCGATCGCCCCGAACTCAAACTAGCTTCTATTGATACTCTGCCCCACAACCCGACTTACAGAGTGCGGCTGAGAACGGAGGATGACAAAACCACTGATGTTTATGTCAATCCTTATACAGGGAAAATTTTAGGCGATCGCGTTTGGGAAGATAGTATCATCGGCATTGTATTTAGACTCCATTACGCGCTTCTAGCAGGTGACATTGGGATCAAAATTGTTGGAATCGTTGCCTTGCTACTTCTGGTTCTCAGTCTTACAGGTATCTTTTTATGGTCTGGTTGGCGTAAGCTAATCAGTGGCTTCAAGATTAAATGGCAAGCGCACCCCAAACGAGTTAATTATGACATTCATAAAGTTGCGGGTATCGTTACTGCTATATTTTTGGGTTTGACTGCTTTTACAGGTTTCTGCTGGAATTTTTACGATTACGCCGAACCTGCAATCTACGCCCTGACTTTCACGCCAAAATCACCTGAACCAGTTTCTCAAATTGTTACAGGTAAGTCACCTTTGGGAATAACAGAGATTTTGAAAACAGCGGATGCGGCTTTACCTAATACAGAGACTACTTTTATCAACCTACCCAGGAAACCAGAAGACGCATTCACTATCTATAAAAAACATCCTCAAGAGTCGAACGAATATGGCGACAGTAGCGTTTATCTCGACCAATATAGCGGCAAAATATTAAAACTCATAGATGGACAAAACTTACCTTTAGCAAAAAAAGTACTCGGATCTTTTACACCTCTGCACTACGGCACATTTTGGGGATTACCCAGCCGTGTTCTCTACGTATTAGTTGGACTTGCACCTCTAATTTTATTCGTTACTGGCTTTGTTATGTGGCGCTACCGTTATCGAGGCAAAAAAATTGCAGATCGAATAGATGTCGCGAGAGAACCAGTACAACGACATTAA
- a CDS encoding TonB-dependent siderophore receptor, with the protein MMVLFTQPVWADSEKDLRDAEGGSLRDHRNPNLDNCAIANSFQAAHVNWDRVKNCHGKKRSHQTSREFDFDDYSLNGFYVLEFTWSDEFKTGILQHEMGFGIELNKSPFVLSAKTTDTQADKQFNFINSTTIPLPFSLADFTSRQNSLSLYLENEIAIGKRLSIFFEGNLDLVINDITDLPDEIPNISQQDYVAFNPELEISYQISDSLSIYTNLSYSSLPVPKISSILLKPEIENGLEVGIETEFFNDRFSATLYLYDGIQRNVTLTNANDPELEVLAEKQKSQDIGFEIVGEITPGWDAIVYYAYTKARIAKSSQLPVDSQVPNIASHSGGFWTTYEIQAGTLQGLGFGGGVRYVGDRPGNIENSFKLPSYWQTDLAVFYQRENWKAALSIENLFDVHYFDGTPLTVLGTIFVEF; encoded by the coding sequence ATGATGGTACTATTTACTCAACCAGTATGGGCTGATAGTGAAAAAGATCTGCGCGATGCCGAAGGCGGTTCGCTTCGCGACCATCGCAATCCCAATCTTGACAACTGCGCGATCGCTAACTCTTTCCAAGCTGCACACGTGAATTGGGATAGGGTTAAAAATTGTCATGGTAAGAAGCGATCGCATCAAACAAGCAGAGAATTTGATTTTGACGATTATTCTCTAAATGGGTTTTATGTACTTGAATTTACGTGGAGTGACGAGTTTAAAACTGGAATTCTTCAGCATGAAATGGGTTTTGGGATAGAATTGAATAAATCTCCGTTTGTACTATCTGCTAAAACTACCGATACTCAAGCAGACAAGCAATTTAATTTCATAAACTCAACAACAATTCCATTGCCGTTTTCTCTAGCTGATTTTACTAGTAGACAAAACTCATTGTCCTTATATCTTGAGAATGAAATTGCTATAGGAAAGCGACTTAGTATATTTTTTGAGGGTAATCTAGACTTAGTAATTAACGATATTACAGACCTACCCGATGAAATCCCTAATATTAGTCAACAAGACTACGTAGCATTTAATCCAGAACTAGAAATCTCATATCAAATTAGTGACTCGCTTTCTATCTATACTAATTTAAGTTACTCCTCTCTCCCAGTTCCAAAAATTTCTAGTATTTTGTTAAAACCAGAAATAGAAAATGGTTTAGAAGTAGGCATTGAGACAGAATTTTTTAACGATCGCTTTTCTGCTACTCTTTATTTATACGACGGCATTCAGCGAAACGTAACTTTAACAAATGCAAACGATCCTGAATTGGAAGTTTTGGCAGAAAAACAAAAAAGTCAAGATATCGGTTTTGAAATAGTCGGTGAGATTACCCCTGGATGGGATGCGATCGTCTATTATGCTTACACAAAGGCACGCATTGCCAAATCGTCACAATTGCCTGTAGATTCTCAAGTTCCCAACATTGCCAGTCATAGTGGTGGTTTTTGGACGACATATGAGATTCAGGCAGGTACATTACAAGGTTTGGGTTTTGGGGGTGGTGTGCGGTACGTTGGCGATCGCCCAGGTAATATTGAGAATAGTTTTAAACTACCGAGTTACTGGCAGACAGATTTAGCAGTCTTCTACCAGCGCGAAAACTGGAAAGCCGCACTCAGCATTGAAAACCTGTTCGATGTACATTATTTCGACGGCACGCCTCTGACTGTTTTAGGAACGATCTTTGTAGAATTTTAA
- a CDS encoding TonB-dependent receptor: MKSQIYSLLLVVSAAVAIAPTVCATEAESIPPTPLKKGGNLLSPTPQNTAKSNLLSLTPLLKGEAAGGRIWGSLAQSRIIQVTNVQLQQTDKGLAVILETPEGESLQVFPAGFGNTFVANIPNAQLAEGKTVRQENPASGIASIAVTQQGTNNIRVTVTGTRDLPKVEVATSDRALTLTLLEALAPTAQQPAPPASTAPPQTQATPEATPPQEAVPPKEGETQQPTTTQGEEQEIVVTDERETGYSVPDASTATRTDTPIRDIPQSIQVIPQQVLEDQRAIRLKEALRNVSGVSEDSNFGGALDRFNIRGFSQNTVLRDGFRIGEGGLRETANLERIEILKGPASVLYGSLEPGGIVNLVTKQPLSEPFYSFDFQAGSYDLYRPSIDLSGPLNADKTLLYRLNAVYESSDSFRDYDQNTERFFIAPVLTWKIGDNTSLNFEFDYLNLEQPFDRGVVAFGDGVADIPITRVLGDPNDVYKLEEIGAGYRLEHRFNENLLLRNAFRFQQSNTFDQKTQPGELDEATGDFIERRFDSNDDTEKRYALQTDLTGKFSTGSIQHTLLFGFDLAREEGGGTNNGLPFTPDINIFNPVYGFRRPLSEYTVPRRDDFSKTDRLGIFLQDQIALLDNLKLLIGGRFDVVDQESEDRLEDTSSSQSEDAFSPRIGIVYQPIEPISLYASYSQSFVPNSATRVDGSFLEPERGTQYEVGIKGELFDGRLAATLAGYEITKKNVGTTDPDNPDFSLPLGEVRSRGIEFDVNGEILPGWNIIASYGHIDSEVTASSDPESFPVGLRTANVPRNTASLWTTYRIQSGDLQGLGFGIGLFHADEKPGDDENTYELPSYVRTDAAIFYRRNNWQAAINFRNLFDVKYYESVNFGRGAIQPGTPFTVIGSFSVEF, from the coding sequence ATGAAGTCGCAGATCTATTCTTTATTGCTTGTTGTTAGTGCCGCAGTTGCGATCGCGCCAACAGTGTGCGCGACTGAAGCAGAGTCGATCCCCCCAACCCCCCTTAAAAAAGGGGGCAATTTACTCTCCCCAACCCCCCAAAACACAGCAAAGAGCAATTTACTCTCCCTAACCCCCCTTTTGAAGGGGGAAGCCGCAGGCGGGAGGATCTGGGGATCTTTGGCACAAAGCCGCATTATCCAAGTTACCAATGTACAACTGCAACAAACAGATAAAGGACTGGCAGTTATTTTAGAAACACCAGAGGGTGAATCATTGCAAGTCTTTCCTGCTGGTTTCGGTAATACTTTCGTCGCCAACATTCCCAACGCACAACTGGCAGAAGGTAAAACTGTTCGTCAAGAAAACCCAGCATCAGGGATTGCGTCTATTGCAGTGACGCAGCAGGGAACGAATAATATCCGCGTTACGGTGACGGGAACGAGAGATTTACCCAAGGTAGAAGTAGCAACGAGCGATCGCGCCCTTACTCTCACTCTATTAGAGGCGTTAGCACCTACAGCCCAACAACCCGCACCCCCAGCATCAACTGCACCACCTCAAACCCAAGCGACACCAGAAGCAACACCACCACAAGAAGCAGTTCCCCCAAAAGAAGGGGAAACTCAACAGCCAACAACCACACAAGGGGAAGAACAAGAAATTGTCGTCACCGACGAACGAGAAACTGGATATAGCGTTCCCGACGCATCGACTGCTACTAGAACGGACACACCCATTCGAGATATACCACAATCAATTCAAGTTATTCCTCAACAAGTTCTAGAAGATCAGCGAGCCATCCGACTCAAGGAGGCTTTGCGTAATGTCAGTGGTGTTTCGGAAGATAGTAACTTTGGCGGCGCACTGGATCGGTTTAACATTCGGGGTTTTTCGCAGAATACAGTTTTGCGAGATGGCTTCAGGATCGGTGAAGGGGGTTTGCGAGAGACTGCTAATTTAGAAAGAATAGAAATTCTTAAGGGTCCAGCTTCAGTTTTATATGGTAGCCTCGAACCAGGGGGAATTGTTAACCTCGTAACAAAACAGCCCCTGAGCGAGCCTTTCTACTCTTTCGACTTCCAAGCAGGAAGCTACGATCTCTATCGCCCCAGCATCGATCTATCTGGTCCGCTCAACGCCGATAAAACATTACTTTATCGATTAAATGCCGTTTACGAAAGCTCAGATAGCTTCCGCGATTACGACCAGAATACCGAACGCTTTTTCATTGCACCCGTATTGACTTGGAAAATTGGTGACAATACTAGCCTAAATTTTGAATTTGACTACTTAAATCTTGAGCAACCATTCGATCGCGGTGTTGTAGCCTTTGGTGATGGAGTGGCAGATATTCCGATTACACGAGTTCTAGGCGACCCAAATGATGTTTACAAACTAGAAGAAATTGGGGCTGGCTATCGGCTAGAGCATCGATTTAACGAAAACTTGTTATTACGCAATGCTTTTCGATTTCAACAGTCTAATACCTTTGACCAGAAAACTCAACCAGGTGAACTTGATGAAGCAACGGGTGACTTTATCGAACGGAGATTTGACTCTAATGATGATACTGAGAAAAGATACGCCTTACAAACCGATCTGACGGGAAAATTTTCTACGGGTTCAATTCAACACACTTTGTTATTTGGGTTCGATCTAGCTAGAGAAGAAGGAGGAGGAACAAACAATGGATTGCCGTTTACTCCTGACATCAATATTTTTAATCCAGTATATGGCTTCCGAAGACCACTTTCTGAATATACCGTGCCAAGACGAGATGACTTTTCCAAAACAGATAGGCTCGGTATTTTTCTGCAAGATCAGATTGCTTTGTTAGATAATTTAAAATTGCTAATTGGTGGACGTTTCGATGTTGTAGACCAAGAGAGTGAAGATAGACTAGAAGACACTTCTTCCAGTCAATCTGAAGATGCTTTCTCGCCTCGAATTGGTATAGTTTATCAACCGATTGAGCCGATTTCACTTTACGCCAGCTATAGTCAATCGTTTGTGCCTAATTCTGCGACTAGAGTTGATGGTTCGTTTCTAGAACCTGAAAGAGGAACGCAATACGAAGTTGGTATTAAAGGCGAGTTATTTGACGGCAGACTCGCTGCAACGCTTGCAGGATACGAAATTACCAAAAAAAATGTTGGCACGACCGATCCCGATAATCCTGACTTTTCGCTACCACTAGGTGAAGTCAGAAGTCGAGGAATTGAATTCGATGTGAATGGGGAAATTCTTCCTGGCTGGAATATCATTGCTTCCTACGGTCATATTGATAGCGAAGTAACGGCAAGCAGCGATCCTGAATCTTTTCCAGTTGGTTTACGAACAGCTAACGTTCCCCGAAATACTGCTAGTCTTTGGACGACTTATAGAATTCAAAGCGGTGATTTGCAAGGTTTAGGGTTTGGAATTGGCTTGTTTCATGCTGATGAAAAACCAGGTGACGATGAGAATACCTATGAGTTACCAAGCTACGTCCGCACTGATGCTGCTATCTTTTATCGACGTAACAATTGGCAAGCGGCAATCAATTTTAGAAATCTTTTTGATGTGAAGTACTACGAAAGTGTCAATTTTGGTAGAGGAGCAATTCAACCTGGTACACCGTTTACAGTTATCGGCTCATTCTCAGTAGAATTCTGA